One Equus quagga isolate Etosha38 chromosome 5, UCLA_HA_Equagga_1.0, whole genome shotgun sequence genomic window carries:
- the KIAA1522 gene encoding uncharacterized protein KIAA1522 homolog isoform X2, translating into MVVFLGRHLPALLGLFKKKGSAKAEGDKRLGVGPGQGPGSVVDEHQDNVFFPSGRPPHLEELHTQAQEGLRSLQHQEKQKLNKGGWDHGDTQSIQSSRTGPDEDSISFCSQTTSYTAESSTAEDALSIRSEMIQRKGSTFRPHDSFPKSSGKSGRRRRERRSTVLGLPQHVQKELGLRIEREAPGTPRPPGPRDAVRIPTVDGRPVGLASATGARVSLQALEAEASTEAEAMLQRHIDRVYRDDTLVGRSTGARPPPVTRPMSLAVPGLTGGAGPPEPMSPAMSISPQATYLSKLIPHAVLPPTVDVVALGRCSLRTLSRCSLLSASPASVRSLGRFSSVCSPRPHSRHPSSSSDTWSHSQSSETIVSDGSTLSSKGGSEGRPESSVASNSVAPPPQGGSGRGSPSGGSTAEASDTVSIRSSGQLSGRSVSLRKLKRPPPPPRRTHSLHQRGSAAPDGPLGLPPKPERKQQPQLPRPPTTGGSEGMGAAPCPSTSAGSWVPGLSPGGSRRPPRSPERTLSPSSGYSSQSGTPTLPPKGLAGAPASPGKAQPPKPERVTSLRSPGASVSSSLTSLCSSSSDPAPSERSGPQMSTILGDRFVIPPHPKVPAPFSPPPSKPKSPNQAAPAPTAPAMVPGPISTTDASPESPPTPQTALTPPQESPLAAKDQSPPPSPTPTYHPPPPPTKKPEVVEEAPSAPEMAEEPLQDPNWPPPPPPAPEEQDLSMADFPPPEEAFFSVTGPECAGPSDPPETVSSLAALPPSATVSSQSQPHGTPDPPPAPPAPPPAGSVTGLLAKVPRKEPVGCNKGSGVPREDAGAPLVTPSLLQMVRLRSVGTPTVAPTPASGPLAPQKPLRRALSGRASPAPASSSGLHAAVRLKASSLAASEGPVSAQPNGPPEVEPRCPQSPASTASFIFSKGTKKLQLERSVSPETQADLQRNLVAELRSISEQRPPQAAKKPLKAPPPVARKPSVGVPVPASPSFPRAEPLTTPPTNGLPHAEDRTKGELAENGGVLQLVGPEEQKLGLPSSDPQKELV; encoded by the exons ATGGTGGTGTTCCTGGGCCGCCACCTCCCGGCACTCCTCGGCCTCTTTAAGAAGAAGG GCTCTGCCAAGGCTGAGGGTGACAAACGTCTGGGTGTAGGCCCCGGCCAGGGCCCAGGGTCTGTGGTGGATGAGCACCAGGACAATGTCTTCTTCCCCAGTGGGCGGCCGCCTCACCTGGAGGAGCTGCACACACAGGCCCAGGAGGGGCTGCGTTCCCTGCAGCACCAAG aaaaacagaaactgaaCAAGGGTGGCTGGGACCATGGAGACACCCAGAGCATCCAG TCCTCCCGGACAGGGCCAGATGAAGATAGTATCTCCTTCTGCAGCCAGACCACATCCTACACAGCGGAGAGCTCCACGGCAGAGGATGCTCTCTCCATCCGCTCGGAGATGATCCAGCGCAAAG GCTCCACCTTCCGACCCCATGACTCATTTCCCAAATCATCTGGGAAGTCCGGGCGCCGGCGGCGGGAGCGGCGGAGCACCGTCCTGGGACTGCCGCAGCACGTGCAGAAGGAACTCG GCCTGCGGATTGAGCGTGAGGCACCAGGCACTCCTCGCCCTCCTGGTCCACGGGATGCTGTGCGCATCCCCACGGTGGATGGCCGCCCAGTGGGCTTGGCCTCAGCGACAGGGGCCCGGGTGTCCCTGCAGGCACTGGAGGCAGAGGCCAGTACCGAGGCAGAGGCCATGCTGCAGCGCCACATCGACCGTGTTTACCGGGATGACACCCTTGTTGGACGATCCACAGGGGCCCGGCCCCCACCAGTGACCCGACCCATGTCCCTAGCAGTGCCTGGACTGACAGGAGGGGCAGGGCCTCCAGAGCCCATGAGCCCAGCTATGTCCATCTCGCCCCAGGCTACCTACTTGTCGAAGTTGATCCCACATGCTGTGCTGCCACCCACGGTGGACGTGGTggccctgggccgctgcagcctGCGCACACTGAGCCGCTGCAGCCTGCTCTCGGCCAGCCCGGCCTCCGTCCGCTCACTGGGCCGCTTCTCCTCGGTCTGCAGCCCACGGCCCCACAGCCGCCACCCTTCCTCTTCCAGTGACACCTGGAGCCACTCTCAGTCCTCTGAGACCATTGTGTCTGATGGCTCCACCCTTTCCTCTAAGGGTGGCTCTGAGGGCCGGCCAGAGAGCTCTGTGGCTAGCAATAGTGTggcaccccctccccaggggGGCAGCGGGAGGGGCTCTCCCAGTGGGGGCAGCACAGCTGAGGCCTCAGACACTGTCAGCATTCGGAGTAGTGGGCAGTTGTCTGGCCGGAGTGTGTCCCTACGTAAGTTGAAGCGGCCGCCACCACCTCCCCGCCGGACCCACTCGCTCCATCAGCGGGGCTCAGCAGCACCTGATGGGCCCTTGGGGCTGCCTCCCAAGCCTGAGCGGAAGCAGCAGCCACAGTTGCCTCGGCCGCCCACCACTGGTGGGTCAGAAGGGATGGGGGCAGCACCTTGTCCATCCACCTCAGCAGGCAGCTGGGTGCCTGGCTTATCTCCGGGTGGCTCTCGGCGCCCCCCGCGCTCCCCAGAACGGACGCTGTCACCCTCCAGTGGATACTCGAGCCAAAGTGGTACCCCTACCCTCCCTCCCAAGGGTCTAGCAGGGGCCCCTGCTTCCCCAGGCAAGGCTCAACCCCCTAAACCAGAGCGAGTCACTTCCCTTCGATCTCCTGgggcctctgtctcctcctccctcacgTCTCtatgctcctcctcctctgacccAGCCCCCTCAGAACGCTCTGGTCCACAGATGTCAACCATCCTGGGTGACAGGTTTGTCATACCTCCTCACCCCAAGGtgcctgcccccttctccccacctccctccaagCCCAAGAGCCCTAACCAAGCTGCCCCTGCTCCGACTGCCCCTGCTATGGTCCCTGGGCCAATCTCTACCACTGATGCCAGTCCGGAATCCCCCCCCACGCCCCAGACAGCCCTGACTCCACCACAGGAGTCTCCCCTTGCCGCCAAAGACCAGTCACCCCCAccatctcccacccccacttATCATCCACCCCCCCCACCCACTAAGAAGCCAGAGGTGGTTGAGGAGGCCCCATCTGCCCCAGAGATGGCTGAGGAGCCCCTCCAAGATCCCAACTGGCCCCCTCCGCCACCTCCTGCACCCGAGGAGCAGGACCTGTCCATGGCTGACTTCCCTCCACCTGAGGAGGCCTTTTTCTCTGTGACGGGCCCTGAGTGTGCAGGTCCTTCAGACCCCCCGGAAACTGTCAGCTCCCTGGCTGCTTTGCCCCCCTCAGCTACTGTCTCTTcccagagccagccccatggtaccccagaccctcctccagctccaccagccccacctcctgcTGGTTCTGTCACAGGGCTTCTGGCCAAGGTCCCTCGGAAAGAACCCGTGGGCTGCAACAAGGGCAGTGGGGTTCCCAGGGAGGATGCTGGTGCACCTCTGGTCACGCCCTCGCTCCTGCAGATGGTTCGGCTGCGCTCTGTGGGCACTCCCACAGTGGCTCCAACCCCAGCATCAGGGCCGTTGGCCCCCCAGAAGCCACTACGAAGGGCCCTGTCAGGGCGGGCCAGCCCAgcacctgcctcctcctcagggcTCCATGCTGCTGTCCGACTCAAGGCCTCCAGTCTGGCTGCCAGCGAGGGCCCTGTGAGTGCCCAGCCCAATGGACCACCTGAGGTAGAGCCACGGTGTCCCCAGTCCCCTGCCTCTACGGCCAGCTTCATCTTCTCCAAGGGCACTAAGAAGCTGCAGCTGGAGCGGTCTGTGTCCCCTGAGACCCAGGCAGACCTTCAGCGGAATCTGGTGGCTGAACTTCGGAGCATCTCGGAGCAACGGCCACCCCAGGCTGCAAAGAAGCCACTTAAGGCTCCCCCACCCGTGGCCCGCAAGCCCTCTGTGGGAGTCCCCGTACCTGCCTCCCCCAGCTTTCCTCGGGCTGAGCCTCTTACTACTCCTCCCACCAACGGGCTCCCCCATGCCGAGGACAGGACTAAGGGGGAGCTGGCGGAGAATGGAGGTGTCCTGCAGCTGGTGGGTCCAGAGGAGCAGAAGCTGGGCCTGCCTAGCTCAG ACCCCCAGAAAGAGCTGGTCTGA
- the KIAA1522 gene encoding uncharacterized protein KIAA1522 homolog isoform X1 — protein MGNSHHKRKAPSGPRVRSFWRFGRSAKRPAGSAKAEGDKRLGVGPGQGPGSVVDEHQDNVFFPSGRPPHLEELHTQAQEGLRSLQHQEKQKLNKGGWDHGDTQSIQSSRTGPDEDSISFCSQTTSYTAESSTAEDALSIRSEMIQRKGSTFRPHDSFPKSSGKSGRRRRERRSTVLGLPQHVQKELGLRIEREAPGTPRPPGPRDAVRIPTVDGRPVGLASATGARVSLQALEAEASTEAEAMLQRHIDRVYRDDTLVGRSTGARPPPVTRPMSLAVPGLTGGAGPPEPMSPAMSISPQATYLSKLIPHAVLPPTVDVVALGRCSLRTLSRCSLLSASPASVRSLGRFSSVCSPRPHSRHPSSSSDTWSHSQSSETIVSDGSTLSSKGGSEGRPESSVASNSVAPPPQGGSGRGSPSGGSTAEASDTVSIRSSGQLSGRSVSLRKLKRPPPPPRRTHSLHQRGSAAPDGPLGLPPKPERKQQPQLPRPPTTGGSEGMGAAPCPSTSAGSWVPGLSPGGSRRPPRSPERTLSPSSGYSSQSGTPTLPPKGLAGAPASPGKAQPPKPERVTSLRSPGASVSSSLTSLCSSSSDPAPSERSGPQMSTILGDRFVIPPHPKVPAPFSPPPSKPKSPNQAAPAPTAPAMVPGPISTTDASPESPPTPQTALTPPQESPLAAKDQSPPPSPTPTYHPPPPPTKKPEVVEEAPSAPEMAEEPLQDPNWPPPPPPAPEEQDLSMADFPPPEEAFFSVTGPECAGPSDPPETVSSLAALPPSATVSSQSQPHGTPDPPPAPPAPPPAGSVTGLLAKVPRKEPVGCNKGSGVPREDAGAPLVTPSLLQMVRLRSVGTPTVAPTPASGPLAPQKPLRRALSGRASPAPASSSGLHAAVRLKASSLAASEGPVSAQPNGPPEVEPRCPQSPASTASFIFSKGTKKLQLERSVSPETQADLQRNLVAELRSISEQRPPQAAKKPLKAPPPVARKPSVGVPVPASPSFPRAEPLTTPPTNGLPHAEDRTKGELAENGGVLQLVGPEEQKLGLPSSDPQKELV, from the exons ATGGGCAACTCACACCACAAGAGGAAGGCCCCCAGCGGCCCCCGGGTCCGCAGTTTCTGGCGGTTCGGGCGGTCGGCGAAGCGGCCGGCAG GCTCTGCCAAGGCTGAGGGTGACAAACGTCTGGGTGTAGGCCCCGGCCAGGGCCCAGGGTCTGTGGTGGATGAGCACCAGGACAATGTCTTCTTCCCCAGTGGGCGGCCGCCTCACCTGGAGGAGCTGCACACACAGGCCCAGGAGGGGCTGCGTTCCCTGCAGCACCAAG aaaaacagaaactgaaCAAGGGTGGCTGGGACCATGGAGACACCCAGAGCATCCAG TCCTCCCGGACAGGGCCAGATGAAGATAGTATCTCCTTCTGCAGCCAGACCACATCCTACACAGCGGAGAGCTCCACGGCAGAGGATGCTCTCTCCATCCGCTCGGAGATGATCCAGCGCAAAG GCTCCACCTTCCGACCCCATGACTCATTTCCCAAATCATCTGGGAAGTCCGGGCGCCGGCGGCGGGAGCGGCGGAGCACCGTCCTGGGACTGCCGCAGCACGTGCAGAAGGAACTCG GCCTGCGGATTGAGCGTGAGGCACCAGGCACTCCTCGCCCTCCTGGTCCACGGGATGCTGTGCGCATCCCCACGGTGGATGGCCGCCCAGTGGGCTTGGCCTCAGCGACAGGGGCCCGGGTGTCCCTGCAGGCACTGGAGGCAGAGGCCAGTACCGAGGCAGAGGCCATGCTGCAGCGCCACATCGACCGTGTTTACCGGGATGACACCCTTGTTGGACGATCCACAGGGGCCCGGCCCCCACCAGTGACCCGACCCATGTCCCTAGCAGTGCCTGGACTGACAGGAGGGGCAGGGCCTCCAGAGCCCATGAGCCCAGCTATGTCCATCTCGCCCCAGGCTACCTACTTGTCGAAGTTGATCCCACATGCTGTGCTGCCACCCACGGTGGACGTGGTggccctgggccgctgcagcctGCGCACACTGAGCCGCTGCAGCCTGCTCTCGGCCAGCCCGGCCTCCGTCCGCTCACTGGGCCGCTTCTCCTCGGTCTGCAGCCCACGGCCCCACAGCCGCCACCCTTCCTCTTCCAGTGACACCTGGAGCCACTCTCAGTCCTCTGAGACCATTGTGTCTGATGGCTCCACCCTTTCCTCTAAGGGTGGCTCTGAGGGCCGGCCAGAGAGCTCTGTGGCTAGCAATAGTGTggcaccccctccccaggggGGCAGCGGGAGGGGCTCTCCCAGTGGGGGCAGCACAGCTGAGGCCTCAGACACTGTCAGCATTCGGAGTAGTGGGCAGTTGTCTGGCCGGAGTGTGTCCCTACGTAAGTTGAAGCGGCCGCCACCACCTCCCCGCCGGACCCACTCGCTCCATCAGCGGGGCTCAGCAGCACCTGATGGGCCCTTGGGGCTGCCTCCCAAGCCTGAGCGGAAGCAGCAGCCACAGTTGCCTCGGCCGCCCACCACTGGTGGGTCAGAAGGGATGGGGGCAGCACCTTGTCCATCCACCTCAGCAGGCAGCTGGGTGCCTGGCTTATCTCCGGGTGGCTCTCGGCGCCCCCCGCGCTCCCCAGAACGGACGCTGTCACCCTCCAGTGGATACTCGAGCCAAAGTGGTACCCCTACCCTCCCTCCCAAGGGTCTAGCAGGGGCCCCTGCTTCCCCAGGCAAGGCTCAACCCCCTAAACCAGAGCGAGTCACTTCCCTTCGATCTCCTGgggcctctgtctcctcctccctcacgTCTCtatgctcctcctcctctgacccAGCCCCCTCAGAACGCTCTGGTCCACAGATGTCAACCATCCTGGGTGACAGGTTTGTCATACCTCCTCACCCCAAGGtgcctgcccccttctccccacctccctccaagCCCAAGAGCCCTAACCAAGCTGCCCCTGCTCCGACTGCCCCTGCTATGGTCCCTGGGCCAATCTCTACCACTGATGCCAGTCCGGAATCCCCCCCCACGCCCCAGACAGCCCTGACTCCACCACAGGAGTCTCCCCTTGCCGCCAAAGACCAGTCACCCCCAccatctcccacccccacttATCATCCACCCCCCCCACCCACTAAGAAGCCAGAGGTGGTTGAGGAGGCCCCATCTGCCCCAGAGATGGCTGAGGAGCCCCTCCAAGATCCCAACTGGCCCCCTCCGCCACCTCCTGCACCCGAGGAGCAGGACCTGTCCATGGCTGACTTCCCTCCACCTGAGGAGGCCTTTTTCTCTGTGACGGGCCCTGAGTGTGCAGGTCCTTCAGACCCCCCGGAAACTGTCAGCTCCCTGGCTGCTTTGCCCCCCTCAGCTACTGTCTCTTcccagagccagccccatggtaccccagaccctcctccagctccaccagccccacctcctgcTGGTTCTGTCACAGGGCTTCTGGCCAAGGTCCCTCGGAAAGAACCCGTGGGCTGCAACAAGGGCAGTGGGGTTCCCAGGGAGGATGCTGGTGCACCTCTGGTCACGCCCTCGCTCCTGCAGATGGTTCGGCTGCGCTCTGTGGGCACTCCCACAGTGGCTCCAACCCCAGCATCAGGGCCGTTGGCCCCCCAGAAGCCACTACGAAGGGCCCTGTCAGGGCGGGCCAGCCCAgcacctgcctcctcctcagggcTCCATGCTGCTGTCCGACTCAAGGCCTCCAGTCTGGCTGCCAGCGAGGGCCCTGTGAGTGCCCAGCCCAATGGACCACCTGAGGTAGAGCCACGGTGTCCCCAGTCCCCTGCCTCTACGGCCAGCTTCATCTTCTCCAAGGGCACTAAGAAGCTGCAGCTGGAGCGGTCTGTGTCCCCTGAGACCCAGGCAGACCTTCAGCGGAATCTGGTGGCTGAACTTCGGAGCATCTCGGAGCAACGGCCACCCCAGGCTGCAAAGAAGCCACTTAAGGCTCCCCCACCCGTGGCCCGCAAGCCCTCTGTGGGAGTCCCCGTACCTGCCTCCCCCAGCTTTCCTCGGGCTGAGCCTCTTACTACTCCTCCCACCAACGGGCTCCCCCATGCCGAGGACAGGACTAAGGGGGAGCTGGCGGAGAATGGAGGTGTCCTGCAGCTGGTGGGTCCAGAGGAGCAGAAGCTGGGCCTGCCTAGCTCAG ACCCCCAGAAAGAGCTGGTCTGA